The genomic stretch TCTGGTAAAGTGAATATACCCGGAACTTCGATCGAGAATGTTTTGGAAGGTGTACGAGTGATAAAACAAGCACCGCGGCTGTTAGTTATGTTTATGAACGTAACACTCGTCTTTATCCCGACAGTTGCGGTTTTTCAGAAATTTGACCAACCTCTTATGATCGGTTCCGGACTACCTGTATACCTTATCGGACCAGTTTACGCGGTAGGTGCTTTACTCGCATTCTTTTCTTCAAGAAGTATCGGTATGTTAAATAAAAATCTTTCTTATTCAGTTTTAATGTACACGTCCGGTCTTCTTTCCGCTTTCGGGCTGTTGTTGGCTGCTCTATTTCAAAATCAGCTATGGATAATCTTGTTTCTAGTATTGTTTTTGAGGTGGGTTGGTGCTATTCGCTATCCGATCTATTCCAAGTTAAGCAACAACATCATTCCATCTCATGTAAGAGCGACAACGATCTCACTCCTATCTATACTTGACTCGTTATTTGACCTTGTGATTTTTTTGTTATTAATTTCTTTTGCTGCGGAAGGTATTCAGGGTATTTTATTTGGCGGAGCAGCGGTAGCCCTAATTGGATCAGTACTTCCAATTCAGCACCGAGAAAAATTGCACTCCAGCCCGATAAATCGGTAAATAAATTTCCAGAATGGTTTGCAATTTAGAAGAGCCGGTGCTATTATATATTTAAACCATTTTACTATTAATATATTTAGGATTTAAATTAGCTGTAGCTTCGAAAGAGGGTAACAAAGTTAAATCCTCTTCCAAAAGCTGCAGTTTTTTAATGTAAACGTATTACAATGGTAAATGGTGAACTTTAAATTATGTACGATGAGGTACATTAGGAGGCAATTTTTTATGCAAAACGGTAAAGTAAAATGGTTCAACGCTGAAAAAGGTTTCGGTTTCATCGAAGTTGAAGGTGGAGACGACGTATTCGTACACTTCTCTGCAATCAACGGCGAAGGTTTCAAAACACTTGACGAAGGCCAAGAAGTTAACTTCGAAATCGTAGAAGGTAACCGCGGACCACAAGCAGCTAACGTAACAAAAGCATAAATCGCTTTACAAGCCCCCGACGAAACGTTCGTCAGGGGCTTGTTTATTTACTATTAATAACGAGTGTGGAACTCTTCAGAGTGTTCATAACGTCAGATAGCGGTAGACATTGATAAGGATGAAACATCGTTTTTCCATTTATGTTTAGGACGTGTGCTTCGCCAATAGCATAACAACCATGAACAGCTTGATTATTTCGAAACACACAAGAACTTCCTGAGGCGCTACATGATTTCTTATCCTAGCCTGATAGCCATAACTGTTGAATGAAGAAAGAAACTCCCTCCCTTTCACCCACGTTTTGGTATATGTTTGAGCGGCTTCCTTATCAAGATTCATTAATGTAAACGAAAAGCAATTAGGTCCGTTACTACTGATAAACGTGTTAATCAATTCGCTACTCCCCATCTCCTCACCAACTTGTAAAGAAGACGTCTTTTCTAGAAATGATTTTCAATTCCCTAGGCTCTTCCTTAAAGAAAATAAGATCATATCTCGGTACAAATCGTTTATCCCACATTTCTAAGACCCAACTCTATAATCGGTTATTTTCTATTCATACCACTTCGATTTATTCCTTTCTCCTTTTGTTAACAAAACTTTTCAATAAGATGAAAGTTGTTTATAAAGAATTAGCTCATCATGAATTGGAATGTCGTTATTTCCAATTAGTGGAATTTCAGGCTTTGCTTGTCGAGCCCGATCGACTGCCCCTTGAATAACTTCTTTTATCCGATAGCCCTTTCGTTGATAGAAGTTTAAAGCACTCATATTATCATTTGTGGTAATCACTCTAATGAGCGGATATTGATATTCTACTGCGATTAACTCTACCATCATAATTAATCGTGAACCTATCCCCTGATTTTCTAAAACACTATCAAGAGAAATAATTTCAATAACACGACCTTGACGCTTAAATGTGACGGCCCCAATTATTTCTCCGGTTGAACTCCATGCTACAAATCCTTCTAATTCGTGAAGTTTGTATGTACCTGTTGAGATGACCATTTCTGAACTTCCCCACAATTCAGTAAAAAATTTTTTTGCTTGTTTTTCATGAATCGAAGAGAGCGGTTGAATTCGATATGTAGAAAAGTCATTTACCATTAAGAAACAGTCATTCCACTTACCTTCGTGGTATTCATGATTCGGAAGAACACCTACCTTTGTAAACCCAACTTGCTCATAACAGCGAATCGCTCTTTCATTCCATTTTTGTGGGTCCATTACAATCATAGATCCTTTTAAAGTCGTTTCAATATAATAAACGACCGATTGAACAAGATTTTTCCCAATGCCTTGATTCCAATACGACGTTTCACCTATAAACTGATCCATACCATAAGTGCTTGTAGGAAGTGTGATCCCATCAACCTCAATGAGTAAATAAAATTGGATATAACCAATTGGAGTGTTCTTAAACA from Bacillus sp. Cs-700 encodes the following:
- the cspD gene encoding cold-shock protein CspD, with protein sequence MQNGKVKWFNAEKGFGFIEVEGGDDVFVHFSAINGEGFKTLDEGQEVNFEIVEGNRGPQAANVTKA
- a CDS encoding GNAT family N-acetyltransferase encodes the protein MYSIIEKGDVSIRYLKDGDENFLLKWLTDPAVLTYYEGKDRPYTYEKILEDFFLDDDETRCLVLFKNTPIGYIQFYLLIEVDGITLPTSTYGMDQFIGETSYWNQGIGKNLVQSVVYYIETTLKGSMIVMDPQKWNERAIRCYEQVGFTKVGVLPNHEYHEGKWNDCFLMVNDFSTYRIQPLSSIHEKQAKKFFTELWGSSEMVISTGTYKLHELEGFVAWSSTGEIIGAVTFKRQGRVIEIISLDSVLENQGIGSRLIMMVELIAVEYQYPLIRVITTNDNMSALNFYQRKGYRIKEVIQGAVDRARQAKPEIPLIGNNDIPIHDELILYKQLSSY
- a CDS encoding MFS transporter; translated protein: MSSLSTRNLTLLFWVHFFGTISFLQPVLTLFYVKNGLSEANILLLLICWSGAVLIGEIPTGVFADRFGARVSFLTGSIIKLSSICILLLANSLEMFMLFSVLNGLSVTFFSGADEALIYESLKKDNKQQKMDEAMGKIQSAGFIAMMIAVLFGSFFARDLEQEQFQLLILLSMVSYIVEFVLLFFIQEPSGKVNIPGTSIENVLEGVRVIKQAPRLLVMFMNVTLVFIPTVAVFQKFDQPLMIGSGLPVYLIGPVYAVGALLAFFSSRSIGMLNKNLSYSVLMYTSGLLSAFGLLLAALFQNQLWIILFLVLFLRWVGAIRYPIYSKLSNNIIPSHVRATTISLLSILDSLFDLVIFLLLISFAAEGIQGILFGGAAVALIGSVLPIQHREKLHSSPINR